A genomic window from Vitis riparia cultivar Riparia Gloire de Montpellier isolate 1030 chromosome 18, EGFV_Vit.rip_1.0, whole genome shotgun sequence includes:
- the LOC117906770 gene encoding histone H3.3 has product MARTKQTARKSTGGKAPRKQLATKAARKSAPTTGGVKKPHRYRPGTVALREIRKYQKSTELLIRKLPFQRLVREIAQDFKTDLRFQSHAVLALQEAAEAYLVGLFEDTNLCAIHAKRVTIMPKDIQLARRIRGERA; this is encoded by the exons ATGGCTCGTACGAAGCAAACTGCTCGCAAATCAACTGGTGGGAAGGCCCCAAGGAAGCAGCTCGCTacaaag GCTGCAAGGAAGTCTGCCCCAACGACCGGTGGAGTCAAGAAACCCCATCGTTATCGTCCCGGAACTGTCGCCCTCcg TGAAATCCGTAAATACCAGAAGAGTACCGAACTCTTGATCCGCAAGCTTCCTTTCCAGCGCCTTGTCCGTGAAATCGCTCAAGATTTTAAG ACGGACTTGAGGTTTCAGAGTCACGCAGTTCTTGCGCTTCAGGAGGCCGCAGAAGCATATCTTGTGGGGCTGTTTGAGGACACCAACCTCTGCGCTATCCATGCCAAGAGGGTGACAATCATGCCCAAGGACATCCAACTGGCCAGGCGAATCCGTGGCGAACGTGCTTGa
- the LOC117905404 gene encoding uncharacterized protein LOC117905404 — MEGYTKNSEIPEGIFYINLDQLFEKRVSQRESALSFNIRAFTENRQNHGFIEQNLITLLYRCLDSMTKGSAEEISLAAHTIGLMAVAVAHRAREVYVESLPVLSAALKSGSVSSKILECLVLVTFFGAENCEDTQSAMQMIWEFIHKKSASTVLATAISAWTFLLASMDGWKLSYKHWQGATSYLSNLLKEEDEAVRLAAGEALALILEIGFLEKFSGHCSSIKSDEIINNVNKFILKFRAEYHESQDSSKQLDFICDVLKFFEDDYYPQVSVNIGGHILTLSTYSQLIQLNFLKQFLEHGFERHMMGNEFLQSVFDFTPEKHFHHEKIWDEATVMYFIPEARTKRTRQRLFMSPNSAYNKARTQLLNKNRMLTKRGSIGHGDE, encoded by the exons ATGGAAGGCTACACCAAAAATTCGGAGATTCCTGAGG GTATCTTCTACATCAATTTGGATCAATTGTTCGAGAAAAG AGTATCGCAAAGAGAGAGCGCGCTGTCTTTCAATATCCGGGCGTTTACTGAGAACCGGCAAAATCATGGGTTTATAGAGCAGAA TTTGATTACTTTACTGTATCGATGCCTGGATTCCATGACGAAGGGGTCTGCCGAAGAGATTTCCTTAGCAGCTCACACCATTG GGCTGATGGCTGTGGCGGTTGCCCACAGGGCACGTGAAGTATACGTGGAGTCGCTCCCTGTGCTGTCCGCCGCTCTTAAATCTGGTTCCGTATCTTCAAAG ATATTAGAATGTTTGGTTCTTGTAACCTTTTTCGGGGCAGAGAATTGCGAAGATACTCAAAGTGCAATGCAGATGATATGGGAGTTCATTCATAAGAAATCGGCCTCAACG GTGCTCGCTACTGCAATATCGGCATGGACATTTCTTCTTGCATCCATGGATGGATGGAAACTTAGTTATAAACATTGGCAAGG GGCAACTTCTTATTTGTCTAATCTACTAAAGGAGGAGGATGAAGCTGTTCGTCTTGCAGCGGGTGAAGCACTGGCTCTAATACTTGAGATAGGATTTCTTGAGAAGTTCTCCGGCCACTGCTCTAGCATAAAGAGCGATGAAATCATAAACAATGTGAACAAGTTTATCCTCAAATTTAGAGCAGAATATCATGAGAGCCAAGATTCTAGCAAACAACTCGATTTCATTTGTGATGTTCTAAAGTTTTTTGAG GATGATTATTATCCCCAAGTTTCTGTGAACATTGGTGGGCATATACTGACATTATCAACATATTCTCAGTTAATACAG CTCAACTTTCTGAAGCAGTTTCTAGAGCACGGATTTGAAAGGCATATGatg GGAAACGAATTTCTCCAGAGTGTCTTCGACTTCACACCCGAAAAACATTTCCATCATGAAAAAATCTGGGACGAG GCCACTGTCATGTATTTCATACCCGAAGCAAGAACCAAGAGAACCAGACAG AGACTATTCATGTCCCCTAATTCTGCATATAACAAGGCAAGAACTCAGTTACTGAACAAGAATAGAATGTTAACCAAG CGGGGAAGCATTGGTCATGGTGATGAATGA
- the LOC117906292 gene encoding uncharacterized protein LOC117906292, whose product MEGKKSRGYAWAISAGVNAALAAISAKLFSSQVIKYGLVIIFNVTMWGCYVNSLKALSSLQATVTNFAANFLSSGLAGFFLFKEALPFQWFAGALLIVIGVFILSKSSIERKASTD is encoded by the exons ATGGAAGGCAAAAAGAGCAGAGGCTACGCCTGGGCAATCTCAGCTGGAGTCAACGCTGCATTGGCTGCCATTTCCGCAAAGCTATTCTCATCTCAG GTCATCAAATATGGCCTGGTCATAATTTTCAATGTGACGATGTGGGGATGTTATGTTAACAGCCTCAAAGCTCTCTCATCACTACAAGCTACAGTGACAAATTTTGCAGCTAATTTCCTCTCTTCTGGTCTGGCTGGGTTCTTTTTATTTAAGGAAGCATTACCATTTCAG TGGTTTGCAGGTGCCCTGCTCATTGTAATTGGTGTTTTCATACTCAGCAAGTCAAGTATAGAGAGGAAAGCAAGCACAGATTAG
- the LOC117905915 gene encoding protein BASIC PENTACYSTEINE6-like isoform X1, which translates to MGGDREIRREKVHPHGTTQNQWLMQPQTMEQLMAILAERDAAIQERNLALSEKKAVLAQRDLAILERDAAIVERDNALLERDNVISTLRYRGNSMNSCNWGKRKENA; encoded by the exons ATGGGTGGGGATCGTGaaataagaagagaaaaagtTCATCCTCATGGAACAACTCAGAATCAG TGGTTGATGCAGCCTCAGACAATGGAGCAACTGATGGCCATTCTAGCTGAAAGGGATGCTGCCATCCAAGAAAGAAATTTAGCCCTTTCAGAAAAAAAGGCTGTTTTGGCTCAGCGGGACTTGGCTATTCTGGAGCGAGATGCAGCAATTGTGGAAAGGGATAATGCCCTACTGGAACGAGACAATGTCATTTCAACACTTCGATACAGGGGGAACTCCATGAACAGCTGCAACTG ggggaaaaggaaagagaatgCATGA
- the LOC117905915 gene encoding protein BASIC PENTACYSTEINE6-like isoform X2 has translation MGGDREIRREKVHPHGTTQNQWLMQPQTMEQLMAILAERDAAIQERNLALSEKKAVLAQRDLAILERDAAIVERDNALLERDNVISTLRYRGNSMNSCNCCLLAES, from the exons ATGGGTGGGGATCGTGaaataagaagagaaaaagtTCATCCTCATGGAACAACTCAGAATCAG TGGTTGATGCAGCCTCAGACAATGGAGCAACTGATGGCCATTCTAGCTGAAAGGGATGCTGCCATCCAAGAAAGAAATTTAGCCCTTTCAGAAAAAAAGGCTGTTTTGGCTCAGCGGGACTTGGCTATTCTGGAGCGAGATGCAGCAATTGTGGAAAGGGATAATGCCCTACTGGAACGAGACAATGTCATTTCAACACTTCGATACAGGGGGAACTCCATGAACAGCTGCAACTG ttgCCTGCTAGCAGAAAGTTGA
- the LOC117905915 gene encoding protein BASIC PENTACYSTEINE6-like isoform X3, protein MGGDREIRREKVHPHGTTQNQWLMQPQTMEQLMAILAERDAAIQERNLALSEKKAVLAQRDLAILERDAAIVERDNALLERDNVISTLRYRGNSMNSCN, encoded by the exons ATGGGTGGGGATCGTGaaataagaagagaaaaagtTCATCCTCATGGAACAACTCAGAATCAG TGGTTGATGCAGCCTCAGACAATGGAGCAACTGATGGCCATTCTAGCTGAAAGGGATGCTGCCATCCAAGAAAGAAATTTAGCCCTTTCAGAAAAAAAGGCTGTTTTGGCTCAGCGGGACTTGGCTATTCTGGAGCGAGATGCAGCAATTGTGGAAAGGGATAATGCCCTACTGGAACGAGACAATGTCATTTCAACACTTCGATACAGGGGGAACTCCATGAACAGCTGCAACTG A
- the LOC117907047 gene encoding protein BASIC PENTACYSTEINE6-like has translation MDEGGHRENGRHKADPYKAVHSQWLMQHQPTMKQIMAIMAERDTAVQERNLALSEKKAAVAERDMAFLQRDTAIAERNNAIMERDNAIATLQYRENSLNGGNMSPCPPGCQISRGVKHMHHPQPHLHHPTHLSEAAYSTREMHIGDALPVSPVASEAAKSRRAKRPKEAKPMSSNKKASKPLKKPKREGEDLNKIVFGKSREWKGGQDMSSGGDDLNKQLVVSKSDWKGQDLGLNQVTFDESTMPAPVCSCTGVLRQCYKWGNGGWQSSCCTTTLSMYPLPAVPNKRHARVGGRKMSGSAFNKLLSRLAAEGHDLSIPVDLKDHWAKHGTNRYITIK, from the exons ATGGATGAGGGTGGGCATCGTGAAAATGGAAGACACAAAGCAGACCCATATAAAGCAGTTCACAGTCAG TGGTTGATGCAACATCAGCCAACAATGAAACAGATAATGGCTATCATGGCTGAAAGGGATACTGCTGTTCAAGAAAGAAATTTGGCTCTTTCTGAGAAAAAGGCAGCTGTAGCTGAGCGTGATATGGCTTTCCTGCAGCGAGATACAGCAATTGCAGAGCGGAACAATGCCATTATGGAACGAGACAATGCCATTGCAACTCTTCAATATCGGGAGAACTCATTGAATGGTGGCAACATGTCCCCATGCCCACCAGGATGCCAAATCTCGCGTGGGGTGAAGCATATGCACCATCCTCAGCCACACTTACATCATCCAACCCATCTGAGTGAAGCTGCATACAGCACAAGGGAAATGCATATTGGTGATGCCCTCCCTGTTTCACCTGTTGCTTCTGAGGCTGCAAAATCTCGACGGGCTAAACGACCGAAGGAGGCCAAGCCAATGTCATCTAATAAGAAGGCTTCAAAACCTTTGAAGAAGCCTAAGAGAGAAGGTGAGGACTTGAACAAGATTGTGTTTGGCAAGTCACGTGAGTGGAAGGGTGGGCAGGATATGAGCAGCGGAGGTGATGACCTTAACAAACAGCTAGTTGTCTCAAAATCTGATTGGAAGGGTCAGGACTTAGGGCTAAACCAGGTTACATTTGATGAGTCAACCATGCCAGCACCTGTTTGTTCGTGCACTGGAGTCCTAAGGCAGTGCTACAAATGGGGGAATGGGGGTTGGCAGTCTTCATGTTGCACAACCACCTTGTCAATGTATCCCCTACCAGCAGTTCCCAACAAGCGTCATGCTCGAGTTGGTGGGCGGAAGATGAGTGGAAGTGCCTTCAACAAGCTGCTTAGCAGGCTTGCCGCGGAAGGTCATGATCTGTCAATTCCGGTTGATCTCAAGGACCATTGGGCCAAGCATGGAACAAACCGCTATATCACCATCAAGTAG